The following proteins come from a genomic window of Helicobacter canadensis MIT 98-5491:
- a CDS encoding ATP-dependent helicase, with the protein MQEKFLNQLNTSQKQAVTTIEGALLILAGAGSGKTKTITTRLAYLIDEVGIPPSNTLTLTFTNKAANEMQKRALNMLKKSTSHPPLLCTFHKFGLLFLKFYISLLGRKINFILADSDDTKKILKELNCDLAPLPLIISEISRYKNSQITPQEALKNAHNELYKHIAKVYLNYQETLLQNNMVDFDDLLLLPIEILKSNPNVATEISQKYQYIMVDEYQDTNDLQYQLLKYLCTTHNNICVVGDDDQSIYSWRGANIQNILNFSQHFKGAKTIKLEENYRSSKSILNAANHLISNNKERLGKTLKSTLDEGKPIEVLHSYDEQEEAKNLSKIIKKLLQNGINPKDIAILFRLNALSRSLEEGFNRERIPYVLVGTIRFYERSEIKDVISYFRVLTNINDDFSLLRIINKPKRGIGKTTLEKLKSLSQIHHCSIYELFSNQSPQLLQQEISKKTYNTIWEFFKTIKELQDLQAQSSLKFLDDFEEKIGLCKALSQNSEEVDRVSNIEEFYGLYREYVKQNPLMELEDFLNELALRSDQEDTELRNEQKGVEGVSCMSVHSSKGLEFDYVFIIGLEEGFFPMAREDTNLQEERRLGYVAFTRAKKELYLSYVDSRFYRGNRTSLYPSRFLAESKILAKENFLNQNTTDISKTAYEIGFQRGDCVMHKIFGAGRITEITKSGQEIKLKINFGGLLREILSGYVTKV; encoded by the coding sequence ATGCAAGAGAAATTTTTAAATCAACTCAACACTTCACAAAAACAAGCAGTCACTACAATTGAAGGGGCTTTATTGATTTTGGCAGGTGCAGGAAGTGGAAAAACCAAAACCATCACAACTCGACTTGCATATTTGATTGATGAAGTAGGGATTCCGCCAAGTAATACCTTAACTCTCACTTTTACCAACAAGGCAGCCAATGAAATGCAAAAACGAGCCTTAAATATGTTGAAAAAATCAACTTCTCATCCCCCATTGCTTTGCACTTTTCATAAATTTGGACTATTGTTTTTAAAATTTTATATCTCACTTTTAGGGCGAAAAATAAACTTTATTTTAGCCGATAGTGATGATACTAAAAAAATTCTCAAAGAGCTTAATTGCGATCTTGCACCACTTCCTTTAATTATTAGCGAAATTTCCCGTTATAAAAATTCTCAAATTACCCCACAAGAAGCCCTTAAAAATGCCCACAATGAACTCTACAAACACATAGCAAAAGTTTATTTAAACTACCAAGAAACGCTTTTACAAAACAATATGGTAGATTTTGATGATTTGCTCTTACTCCCTATTGAGATTTTAAAATCCAATCCAAATGTCGCCACAGAAATTAGTCAAAAATACCAATACATTATGGTTGATGAATATCAAGACACCAATGATTTGCAATACCAACTTTTAAAATATCTCTGCACCACACACAATAATATCTGTGTAGTGGGCGATGATGATCAAAGTATTTATAGTTGGAGGGGTGCTAATATCCAAAATATTCTTAATTTCTCTCAACATTTCAAAGGCGCAAAAACTATTAAACTAGAAGAAAACTATCGCTCCAGTAAATCCATTTTAAATGCTGCCAATCATCTTATTTCCAATAATAAAGAACGGCTAGGAAAGACATTAAAAAGCACTTTAGATGAAGGAAAGCCCATTGAAGTTTTGCATTCTTATGACGAACAAGAAGAAGCAAAAAATCTCTCAAAAATCATCAAAAAACTACTCCAAAATGGGATAAATCCAAAAGATATTGCTATTTTATTTCGTTTAAATGCACTCTCTCGATCTCTAGAAGAAGGCTTCAATCGTGAAAGAATCCCTTATGTTTTAGTGGGAACCATTCGCTTTTATGAGCGTAGCGAAATTAAAGATGTGATTAGTTATTTTAGAGTTTTAACAAACATTAATGATGACTTCTCACTCCTTAGAATTATCAATAAACCCAAAAGAGGCATAGGAAAAACCACCCTTGAAAAACTAAAATCACTTAGTCAAATCCATCATTGTAGCATTTATGAGCTTTTTTCAAATCAATCTCCACAATTATTACAACAAGAAATTAGCAAAAAAACCTACAATACAATTTGGGAGTTTTTTAAAACTATTAAAGAACTCCAAGATTTACAAGCACAATCTAGCCTCAAATTCCTTGATGATTTTGAAGAAAAAATTGGACTCTGCAAAGCTTTATCGCAAAATAGCGAGGAAGTTGATAGGGTAAGCAATATTGAAGAATTTTATGGATTATACCGCGAATATGTTAAACAAAATCCACTTATGGAATTAGAAGATTTTCTAAATGAACTTGCACTAAGAAGCGATCAAGAAGATACCGAATTAAGAAATGAGCAAAAAGGGGTTGAAGGCGTTTCGTGTATGAGCGTTCATTCTAGCAAAGGTTTGGAATTTGATTATGTTTTTATCATCGGACTTGAAGAAGGTTTTTTTCCTATGGCAAGGGAAGATACTAATCTCCAAGAAGAAAGACGACTAGGCTATGTTGCCTTTACTAGGGCAAAAAAGGAGCTTTATTTAAGCTATGTTGATTCAAGATTTTACAGAGGAAATCGCACTAGTTTGTATCCCTCAAGATTCTTGGCAGAAAGCAAGATTCTTGCTAAAGAGAATTTTTTAAATCAAAACACCACCGATATTTCAAAAACCGCCTATGAGATAGGTTTTCAAAGGGGAGATTGTGTAATGCACAAAATTTTTGGAGCAGGAAGAATCACTGAAATCACAAAAAGCGGACAAGAAATTAAATTAAAAATTAATTTTGGCGGACTTTTAAGGGAAATTTTAAGTGGCTATGTTACAAAAGTTTAA
- a CDS encoding LysR family transcriptional regulator, with product MLYDLTKLKTFIIVVREKSFSKASMKLGISQPAITQQIKYLESYFNTKLIVRKKSGVSLTKEGEKIFNIALKIERNLCAYRREFVHNIRYNNTIEIVCSPVIEKFILPKIFPKLTREIYPKIHYYAADSLRAIEDLQDSCKENTKIALVESPIFKENIIYREWLEDEIVLVSTKPLPRIIKVENLFSYEWVDLILGDGEFTAIKNYLSKLDINTNNFNVVAQFETYEKIKEFLFQESKEKNYMTFLPYLHIKEELQNKTFYYTKIRGLNLKRKIYLAVLKEDRSHSMIENICDFLMFDTKISLY from the coding sequence ATGTTATATGACCTCACTAAATTAAAAACTTTTATTATTGTAGTTAGAGAGAAAAGTTTCTCTAAAGCTTCAATGAAGTTAGGAATTTCTCAACCTGCCATTACTCAGCAAATTAAATACCTTGAATCTTATTTTAATACAAAGCTTATTGTGAGAAAGAAAAGTGGAGTTAGCCTTACTAAAGAGGGTGAGAAGATTTTTAATATCGCTTTAAAAATTGAAAGAAATTTGTGTGCCTATCGTAGAGAATTTGTGCATAATATACGATATAACAATACCATTGAAATAGTTTGTTCTCCAGTGATTGAGAAATTTATTTTGCCTAAGATTTTTCCAAAATTAACTCGAGAGATTTATCCAAAGATTCATTATTATGCCGCAGATTCTTTACGCGCTATTGAGGATTTGCAAGATTCTTGTAAAGAAAACACAAAGATTGCATTAGTGGAATCCCCAATTTTTAAAGAAAATATTATTTATAGAGAGTGGCTAGAAGATGAGATTGTTCTTGTTTCTACGAAGCCTTTGCCTAGAATCATTAAAGTAGAAAATTTATTTTCTTATGAATGGGTTGATTTGATTTTGGGAGATGGAGAATTTACTGCTATTAAAAACTATTTGAGTAAATTGGATATTAATACAAATAATTTTAATGTTGTTGCACAATTTGAAACTTATGAAAAAATTAAGGAATTTTTATTTCAAGAATCTAAAGAGAAAAATTATATGACATTTTTACCTTATTTGCACATTAAAGAAGAATTGCAAAATAAAACCTTTTATTACACTAAAATTCGTGGGCTTAATCTAAAGAGAAAAATTTATTTAGCTGTTTTAAAAGAGGATAGAAGCCATTCCATGATAGAAAATATTTGTGATTTTTTAATGTTTGATACCAAAATATCTTTATATTAG